Below is a genomic region from Rhineura floridana isolate rRhiFlo1 chromosome 5, rRhiFlo1.hap2, whole genome shotgun sequence.
tagacaatggacactctttgaggaccagcatgacaaaggcttacctcaaaatgtttcttcacattggatgagggggaaacagctgatctcagatttttgatccttggaaggcagtaattgcatcgtacaacaacattttccccactctggctcacaaatgtacaagctttctcaaagccaaaccatggtccttgctgttctgcagatgtggctgtgggcaactggcactgcttcatgccctcctcctcctcgtgcacagggcctcctttctgaacctcactttctagttttgcctcctcaggatcaacaagctgtgactcaagtggccgcactaactgactgctgctctcagcagcaaaacctgcaacaggcgtctctgtaataaacaagagataatgctcctatatgggtgaacttcagctgtgatgtgcccccatctcttccccatgctgcaagatcccccagtcagagtggaagtaagcaggtcgatagcacaattaaaagagatcctatttgctcactgaataaccctgcctgggccagtctaacctactatctcacagggttgttgtgagaacaaaatgagactagggttcaaatccccacatagccatgaagctcactgagtgaccttgggccagtcactgcctctcagcctcatgaaaaccctattcatagggtcaccataagttggaatcaacttgaaggcggtacatatattttttattttgaatatgatgattatgataataaatatgcagcatttcaaattaattctgtatgagaagcattccatgccaagcttggaaaaccaaggatgaggtataaaatgtagacaaaaatacttttgacaaaatgccgtttatcttttatatatatgagcctgggtagggaacatttaatctagcctacttgctttcagcaagaagggttaagtgccttcaggctagggcagtcaccagaaggccacagcagagacaaaggagcctagtgttgtggagatgttagatgggagctttggggagtaaagatggaggctcctgaaggctgcaattctaaacacacttactaagggattaagccccatagaactcaacaggactgacttctaagtagatatagtttggactgtgctgttggtaaaccttgactagggttcttctgcaaagacatccatatccaagcagggttggcaaccccctgcctggaataccctgcccttatcttttaatgtggctgctccaaatgtttttacagatttgaccctttacttcagaaagaggtctgaaaaatgagtaagagtaagaagtatcttttaaaattgttcttttcaattcactcttgaatgaacatcatacctagggcagatccacaccatttctttaaagcacattcaacacccatttgaagcacatgaatcccaccacagaatcatgggaacagcagtttgttaagagtggtgagaactataactgtgagggggaaatgacacttcccagaattctttaggggaagtcatgcgctttaaatgcgagttggatgtgctttacacatattgtgtgaatccgcttaataaattttgcctgcatgtaaattgttttaattaatttttcaaaatgaaaataagctataaagcgtagtgggtgaccatgggctactcaccatttctcagcctatctgcccctcaggatgaaaacagtggagaaccatgactaccccaaggcatacttaaaatgtaaaggaagtattgtacaaccatagtatgcaattggatacttatagggacacagcatgacaaaactgggtggaagtaaaagttctacacttaggaaaaagaaaccaaatgcacagttataagatgggggatacttggctcagcagtatgacatgcaagaaggatcttggaattgttgttgatcacaagctgaatatgagctaacagtgtgatgtggctggaaaaaaggcaaatgctatatcaggctgcattaacagaagtatagtttccaaatcatgtgaagtattagttcccctctattcagcactggttaggcctcatcttgagtgctgtgtccagttctggtctctgcacttcaagaaggatgcagacaaactggaacaggttcaaaagagggcaacaaggatgatcaggggactggaaacaacgccctatgaggagagactgaaggaactgggcatatttaacctggagaagagaagactgaggggagatatgatagcactcttcaagtatttgaaaggttgccacacagaggagggccgggatctcttctcaatgatcccagagtgcaggacacagaataatgggctcaagttgcaagaagccagatttcgactggacatcaggaaaagcttcctaactgttagagccatacaacaatggaactaattactagagaggtagtgggatctctgacactggaggcattcaagaggcagctggacagccatctgtcgggaatgctttgatttggattcctgcattgagcagggggttggacttgatggccttataggccctttccaactctactattctatgattctatgaaaatatttatataagcatgactatcaaatatgtttatttatataacctgtaaagatatttatagtgcaatcctatgtttgtttactcagaagcaagttccaatgtattcaatggggcttactcaaccagggaaaactgcagcctcaagtgataaggaacttgttcttttaacaagtcctttaagttgagaccttatcccagtctgcgtctgtgttgaaattgctttttaatatgtttttaatttttttcttaaaaaaatgtttttaaagcttttaaaaatgtttttaaagatgttttgttttaatatattttaaagtctgtttttatgatttttaaagtgtttttagtgcttttgtttgctgccctgggctcctactgggaggaagggtgggatataaataaaataataaaaataaataaataaacttcattcattttttaaaaaaaatgagtattagtttcctacataataaaaactgtgataaaccctgcctaatttctttaaaaatagggttggaggaagagagatttacaacacaaacacaagtctgcactttactcacaatcatgaaagggcggggttgcagccagagctttgaaaagttactttaaactacaactcccatcagccccagccagcatggccactggattgggctgatgggagttgtagctagagcatgatctgtttaaaaaaaagttgtgcagggggggtttacgttttggtgtatatctcaggaattagaccacctagaaactttttttttaattgaagcggagagtccagagagtaaggggtggtagccagag
It encodes:
- the LOC133385860 gene encoding uncharacterized protein LOC133385860 — its product is MDTGGKSQGKEGTMAKSCGETPVAGFAAESSSQLVRPLESQLVDPEEAKLESEVQKGGPVHEEEEGMKQCQLPTATSAEQQGPWFGFEKACTFVSQSGENVVVRCNYCLPRIKNLRSAVSPSSNVKKHFERAHPEKLRAIEEAIKARRRGLPEPMHDTPPPKMLKQQQTTLERWGSGRDLLLLAACVHPHFKLDWLESCQATTHTNK